The stretch of DNA GCCGGACACGGCGTTTGGTCTTATCCACGGCAAGGCCGGTGTAGTGCGGCGCGCTGATGGCAGGGCCACGGCATTCCTGGGCAGCGTGAACGAGAGCGCCAGTGCTTGGCGGTTGAACTACGAGCTGCTGTGGGAGGACGACGCTCCCGACACCGTAGCCTGGGTGCAGGAGGAGTTTGACGCCCTCTGGAACGATCCGCGCGCCATCGACTTGAGCGTGTGCCCGTTCATTGCGCAGGACGTACAGCGCATTGCAGCCCGCCGGATCATCGAGGTACCGCAGTGGAAGGCTACTGCCGACACCCAGATCGCCGCTGCTTCTGCGGCGGTGGAAACGCCGGTCTACCGCCGCGAGCAGGGCCTGTGGCCGCACCAGAAGTACTTTGCCCAGTTGGCTCTGGAGCGTCACCGCCTGGGTGGTGCGCGGCTGGTGCTGGCAGACCAGGTGGGCCTGGGCAAGACCGTGCAACTGGCCATGGCCGCGATGCTGATGGCGCTGGAAGATCCGGATGGAGGGCCGGTGCTGGTGCTGGCCCCCAAGCCTCTGTTGCAGCAATGGCAAGGCGAGTTGATGGAGCTGCTGCATTTACCGTCGGCGCGCTGGAACGGCCGCGCCTGGGTTGATGAGCACGCGCTGGAATATCCGTCCGAAGGCGTCAGGTCGCTGGGCAAGTGCCCGCGCCGCATCGGGCTGGTGTCGCAGGGTCTGGTGGTTCGCGGGCTGCCGGAGGCCCTGCAGCAGTTGCTGTCGCGCCGCTACACCTGTGTGATCGTTGACGAGGCGCACCGCGCCCGGCGCCGCAACGTGCCCAAGGTGGACGCCAGCGACGAGGATGTGGACGAACGCGCCGAGCCGAACAAGCTGATGGCCTTCCTGAAACAGATCGGTCCATGCACCAAGAGCATGTTGCTGGCCACAGCCACCCCGGTGCAGTTACATCCGCTGGAGGCCTGGGACTTGTTGGATATCCTGTCCCATGGCAACGACGGTGTGCTGGGAGGCTGGACGCGTACCAGTCCCTGGTTCCGGCCCAGCCACTGCCTGGCGGTTGCCAACGGAGAGGCCTCGGTACCAACCGAGGTGAAGGCAGGCTGGCAGTACGTGCGCGACCCCTTGCCAGCGCGGGCCGAAGGTGACGGCTTCGACCGCATCCGCCGCAACCTTGACGCCGACGACCACACTTGGCAGTTCGCGCCCGAGGTGCTGGACAAGCTCTCGCCTGCAATCCGCCGTGTGCAGTTGCAGAACGGTGTACTACCAGGCTACGGCGACCAGTTCAACCCGCTGCTGCGCTGCATCGTGCGGCGCACACGTGGCTACCTGGAGGCCACCGTCAACCCGGCGACTGGTGGCTATTTCCTGCCCAAGGTGACCGTCCGCCTGTTTGGTGAAGACAGCACCAGCGCGCTGGGGTTGGGTGGGTACTTGCGCGAGGCCTATGAGGAAGCTGAGGAGTTCAGCCGGCTGATGCAACAACGCGTGCGAGGTGCAGGCTTCTTCAAGACGCTGCTGCTGCGACGCTTGGGTAGCTCAATGGAGGCTGGCCGCAATACCGTGATGAAGCTACTGAGCAGTGCTCCCGACGAAGTGACGGACGAAGACGACGATGACACTGACGACGTGGCTCAGGGCGAAGAATCCCCGCCACGCGGCAGCACCGCGACTTCCGACTTCAAGGATTTCACCAAGGCCGAGGTAGCCTCGCTGCAGCGCTGTTTGGCGCTGCTGCAGCAAGGCGGGAACAACGACCCCAAGCTGGACGCAGTGCTGGGCTATTTGCTGGGTGGCCGGCCGGATGTGAGCGAGCGCTGGATCGACCGCGGCTGTATCCTGTTCTCGCAGTACTACGACACCGCACGCTGGGTAGGCGACGAGATGGCCAAGCGGCCGGAGTTCTCGGGCATGGAGATCGGGCTGTATGCGGGCAGCAATCGCTCTGGCATCTGGAGTGGCGGCCGCTTCCAGCGCTGCGACCGCGAGTTGCTGAAGGCTCGTGTGCGGGCCGGTGAACTGAAGCTGCTGCTTGGCACCGATGCGGCGTCCGAGGGCTTGAACCTGCAGCGCCTGGGCACGCTGATCAACATCGACTTGCCCTGGAACCCCACGCGCCTGGAGCAGCGCAAGGGCCGCATTCAGCGCATCGGGCAGGTACGTAGTGAAGTATGGGTGGCAAACCTGCGCTACAGAGGCTCTGTGGAAGACAGAGTTCATGAAGTGCTGGCTGATCGCCTTGAATCCATCCACCAATTGTTCGGGCAGATCCCCGACACCCTGGAAGACGTGTGGGTCAAAATCGCCTTGGCCGATGAGGAAGAGGCTCGGCGCCTGATAGATCGCACTGCGGCGACACGCAACCCCTTCGATGCGAAGTACAGCAAGGTCGAGGATGCGGACTGGGAAACATGTTCGCTGGTGTTGGAGCCGAGTTCCGTGAACGAGCAGCTTTCGCGCGGTTGGTAATCGCTCAAACACGACGCATCGCCTGCGCCACGTCCGGGACTTGCCGCTACTTCAGCACCGACCACTTGACCCACTGCGCACAAGTAGCCGACGGACTCCGCTCCGTGCGGTTCCAGCCCCCGCCAACACATTCGCCGCGCACCCGGTCGCTGTCGTACTCGACCCGGTCCCGAAACGTGGACACATCGCGCGACCCCGCCCAGTGGGTGCAGGTGGCACAGACTTGCCACGTAGAAGGTTTGCTGGTGCTCATGCAGAGACTCCGTGAAGGGGTTGGTTGGAAACGTGGGATGTTGGTGAATCGACCGGCCCCTGCTCGGCCACCGTCACCAAGCAACCCAGTAGCTTCGAGGCTTCGGCAGACACCGGGGTACAGGTCAGACGGACAGGCACCGGCGAACGGCCATGCAGGGCAAACAGCAACGCCACACGCACCCGCGGCACGGCGGCCTTCAGCACCTGCGTCCAGGGGAGATCGACACCCCCTGGCGCCAGCGACAGCGCCTCACACCACCAGGAGTGCGCGTCCAGCGAGTCGCCGATTTGCACTGCCTTCGGGCTGACCAGCGTCTTGAACGCATCGTTGACGAGCACGACACGCCCGTCTTGGTCCAGCAGAACCACGGCATCGGGCAGCAGGTTCATCGCGTTGCTCACCCGCTCGGGCACGACGTCCGCTGAAACGAACGGACCCAGTTTCCCGCGCAGATACACCCACACGGTGACCACCAAGGCCATCACCGAAATCAGCGGCCACCGACTCCATGGCGGATCAACGACACCGGGACTCAGCCATCGCCCGACCTGGTCGAGACCGACTAGGCACAGCAGTGTGAGCGCTGCAAGACTGGCGGACATGCGCCACAGCGGGACCAGAGGACGCAGGCGATTCGGCGGCACAGCGAGCTTTCGAGAGTGAGCCGGTTCTATCGGTATCGAGCCGATCAACTTCACCCGCGGGCGCTACGCGGGGCTCACCTTGCGTTCATGCCGAGGGTCGTCCTGCAGGTTGTAGAGGACTTCCCAGACGTCGTGGTACACCCCCGCCCGCTCATGCCCCTGCTTGCGCCCGACCTCGCTCTTGAAATTGCTGTAGCCGAGTTGCTCGATCGACCGCGCCATCGCCTGGGCGACAGCCTCGCGCGGCGCCTGGGCGCGGTAGCGGTAATCGTTGTGCGGGCTCTTGCGGATCTCGCCCAGTTCGGGGAGCAGGTGGGCACGAAGATTTTCCAGGTCCGCCTTGACCCGTGCGCGCACGGTCAGGGTGCCGGTCGAAACATCTTCCGGCTTGCAGACGATGCTGAAAAAGCCGATCGGGGTGAGTAGCCACATGGTGAAGGTTCTCCAGAAAAAAGACGATCCGTTCAAGGATCAATGGCCGACCACCGCGCCATCAGCGCCGGCAGCACCTCGCCCGCAGGCCCACGCAGGCACAACTCGCGGGACCGCCCATCGGCCAGTTCGCCGGGGTTGATGACGATGATCGGCTTGCCTTGCTGCGCGGCGATCTGGTGCAGACCCGCCGCCGGGAACACCTGTCCAGAAGTGCCGATCGAGAGGAACAGATCGCATTCGCGCACCGCACGCTCGGCCGCCGACCACGCCAGCGTCGGCAGCGATTCGCCGAACCAGACCACGCCGGGCCGCACATATCCACGGCACCGCTCGCACCGTGGCGGCTGTATCGAGCGACCGCCCTCCGGCTCATCGGGGATCCCGTCTGGCAGCACGTGCGGATGCCCGCAGGCAAAGCAGCGCGGATGAAGCAAGCTGCCGTGCAGGTGAACCACGTCTGGACTGCCCGCCCGCTCATGTAGGTCATCGACGTTCTGCGTGATCAACCGGCAGTCTTCGACGCGCTGGCTCAAGGCCACCAGCGCGCGATGCCCGGCGTTGGGTTCGCTGCTCAGCACCTGCATGCGGCGCCATTCGTACCAGCCCCAGACCAGCGCCTTGTCTTCTCGAAATGCCCGCGGCGTGGCCAGGTCCGCCGCTTCGAAGCGCTCCCACAACCCAGTCAGGGCATCACGAAAGGTCGGGATGCCGCTCTCGGCAGAGATTCCCGCACCCGTCAGCACGGCCACCCGACGCGACTGGGCCAGCCAGTCCACAGCCTTGTTCAGTTGGGTGTCGTGAACGGTCACGCAGCCACCCCAGGTGACGGCTTCGACAACGCCGCTTCGACGATGTGCCAGTCCTGCACATAGCGGCGCTGCTCGGCCGTCTCGGGTGACTGCGGCCGGCGTGCCGACTTGGGGCACTCGCGCCAGAGTTCGGCCAGTCGTGTGAGTGCCGCGTCCGCCTGCAGCCCCTGGCGTGACGACAGCCCGCACCCCACGATGACCCCGGTTCGACCGATGCCGCCCCAGCAGTGCAGGTACACCCCACGGCCTGCGCTCAGGTGCCGGTCGATCGACGCCAGGATTCCCACTGTGCGGGACACGTCCGACGGGATCGACACATCGCGAATCGGATGCCGCTCATGAACCACCTGCGAAGGCAACCACTGCGCGTAGGGCGCCAGTTCGTCTGCCTCGGTCAGGTCAATGAACGCTGTGATGCCCGCCTGGACCATGGCGGTGACTTTCTGCTGCCCTTCCGCTGCACTTTTGGCGCCCGGATACTCGCCGGCATAGAAGCGGTCTGGAATCACGGGGTAACTGAAATGGGTCGGACGGGTCACGGCGGTTTCCTGGGAAAAATGGGGGCGTCATGCGGGCAGTCGGCTGCTACTCAGACCTCGATCGGGATACAGCAGAGGTTGCTGTCATCGACCCGCATCGTCAGACCTTGTGTCAGGACCAGTTTTTCCCATGTGCGGAACGGCGCTGGCGGGGAATACTGCTGAACCCGCGGTTCATAACGGCCTTCGACCCCGGTCATGACCTGCATTGAGTTGGTTGCGGCGGCCTTGACCCCATCGTCCGTGGCGCGCAGGCCGCCATAAAAATCATTGCCCGGCCAAGACACGTGGTCCCATGCCACGACGCTGAACAGATCGCAGTCGCTGAAATCCTCCCCCGCCTGCGCATAGGCCTGCGGCTCGCACAACTGCGGAGTTTTGGGATTTCCTCGGGCGAGCGGCCGCACCCGCAGCAGCGTTTGCTCGAACTGCTCTTGCTGGTTGTCGCATTCCTGATAAGGGTCGAAGTGAACCAGTTTCACATGCGACAGTCGCTGGGCGTGCTTGGCCAGCAACGCCTTCAAAGCCGCCAACAACTTCGACCCCATCTTGCCGCGATACGGCCCAGCGAACATGCCGCAGCCGAGACCTGGCACCGTGATGACGGCCTTGCGACCACGGGCACGGGCGACCTCATTGGCATGGACAAAGACCGGCAGCAGACGGCGCTCATAGAGGGCAGCGTAGCCTTGGTCGTCGAAGCGACCGTTGCGCACCACTTCGTCCCAGTCCGCAGAGCGCCCACCACGGCCCGTCTCCAGCAACGCGCCGGGCGTGAAGAGCAGCGAGGCAGAGAACGGTTGTGCGTGAACCACAGGGTAGCTGTGCACACCGTTGTCATAGACCGTGACCGGAGTGGCCACGCTGATGTCGCCCAGCAAACCCAACTCATCCAGATTCCAGTCCGTCCCATCGCCAGATACAGCGCTTTCGGCAAATATCTTGGGCTTTTTAGTGGATATCAAAAGACGCATGAATTCAGTGAATCCAAGGGCTTTCCTGATTAGCAACGATCCTCAGCATTCCCCCGAACGACCCGCTGAGCCCGAGGCTTGCACCGCGAGACATCGATGATGAGCCGAGCCACCAACTCGCGCAGGTCGAACCGACGGTTGAAGCGGTAGGCGAACGCTGCCAGGTAGCTGCTGGCGTACTTGGGGTACTTGAACGCATGGAACGCACCCGACAACGTCGTCTTCAGGTTGCCCAGCACCGTGTTGACCCAGGTGAACTCGGGCAGCTCGCGCGGCTTGCGCTGCCCCACCACGATCGGCGTGTGCAGACAGCCCGCGCTGGTGACCGCGGCGAAGCACCCCAGCCCGTCGCTGACCACCCGCGCTCCCGGCATCAGCGCCGCCTGCGCCCACTGGCCCACCGCCTCCAGCGTGAAGCCGCTCACCGGCGCGAGCTTGACGTACTGCGGATGCCCCTGGTCATTGACCGAGACCGCCGCCACGAACGGCACCTTGTTCTCCGAACCCCGACCCGCCTTGCCGCCGCTGCGCTCCCCGCCGAGGTAGGCATCGTCGAGCTGCACCGTGCCGTCGAGCCGGTGCTGGCTCTCCCGCTCGGCCATCGCGTGCATGATCTTCTGGTGCATCAGCCACGCCGTCGGGTAGCTCACGCCCACCTGCCGCTTGAGCGCCAGCGCCGACAGCCCCGTCTTGGCCTGGCTGAGCAGGTAGATCGCCAGGAACCACGTTCTCAGCGGCAGCTTGGTGCTCGCGAACAGGCTGCCCGCGGTCAGCGAAGTCTGGTGGCGGCAGCCGTTGCATTGATACAGCTTGCGTGCGCCCTGGCCCACCACGTAGTGCGCCGCAGTGCCGCAGCGCGGGCACTCGAAGCCCTGGGGCCAGCGTGCCTGCTTGACCGCCTCGGCGCATTGCTCTTCCGTGCCGAAGCTGCTCATGAACTCCGGCAGCGACATCCCTTGCTGGAACTGGATTCGGTTCATCGGCATGTGCTCGCTCCTGCGCTTTGTCTGCCTTCTACGCTACGCCTGATCGTCGGCTAGGGCCTTGCTGAAGATCATTGCTAATCAGGTCGCGCCTTGGACCTTGCTCAAATGCTCTGATCGCAGGCTCTGCCGCGAACACACCCACCACTAAACGAGCATGACAGTACAAACTTCTTCAGGAGTTAATTTTTGTTCCAAATGGTGGATGATTGTCGGAAGATGTTTGTTGACAAAATCCAACAATGGAGATTGTCCACCTCCAAAGATACTCGTTGAGAGTTCGTTGAGGCCGGTGATCATGTCATCAATAGAGACATTGTCGTCGATTGACGTTTTAATGAAATTAACAGCCAACAGGCAGATGTCGTGGTTGAAGCTCATTTTTGGATGGTAAAGAGTCTGATCGATTTTTGTCAACTGGTCGCTGAACGCCCCAAGTCTCCAGTGCGTTCAAGGTGACCATGGCAGGCTGAAAGCGGAATGCAGTACCGACCCGAACAGCACGGCACGACAAGGTGAGCAAGACTGGGGGCATGATGGAATTCTGCTTGGCTGCGTTGAGCACCGAACACGCCCCCAGAACCAGCAACGATCGCATGCAGAGATCACCAGCCTTGGTGATGCTGCCCATTCGAGTCTTGCCACCCAAGTTGTACTGGTCAGGTACCAGGCCCAGCCAGGCTGCCACATTGAAAGTGATGACCCCATAACTCCTCATGCTCTCGGCATGAACGGATCCTCACATAATTCGGAAAAAATCGTACGGTAAGGACCATGGCGCTTTGCGCCATGGTGCACAAACGGGATGGCTGCCCGCAACAGGAGGCGATCCCGTACAAAAGCGTGTTGCACAACCCGTTCGAATGGCAACAGCTTTGCGGGTCGAGCCAGACGTCCACGTCTGGGATGTGCATCAAGGTCGCCGGGAGGCGCGACTCTCCCGGGCAAAGAACCTTACCGTACGAATTCTGCAGCGACCCGATCATGACCATGCCTTCGCTGCGCCGTCCGGTTCTGGACACCGCAAGGGGGTGGAGGTCAGTAAGGCCATTCCCCATCAAAGTTACCCGGCGGATCGAAGCTCAGCACGACGAATATAGCTCCATCATCACAGGTAACCTTGCCTGCGCCCATTCTGGTCGTATCTCTCCAGACAAGCTGGGTGTAATTTCGGCAGTCCTGATCGGGTTGGCAGCTATTTGTCGGATAGTCATAGTATTCCTTTTCCGACAAGAAGGATGCGACGACATCGGCTGCAGAGTAATGCTGACCCACCCCCCGGAAAATGCACTCACCATACGGGCCGCCCGATTTAATGAACGCACCATCCCCTGACCTTTGCTCTGCGTAGAGCTGAGCGTATGCAGCTAAGTCGTTATCCCAAGAGAGAGGGGCTACGCCTACGTTGCTGCGCGCCGCATTGACCGAATCTAAATAATTTTCGGGTGAGTCAGTTGGCATTGAATTCCTTGTTTGGACCTGTTTATTACTATGCGAACCATTGTGATGTAGAGAAAGTCATATATTTGCGGTGTGTTTGAAACGCATGTAAGTACAAGTTGGCGCGTGTTATTGACTTACGACCGCCCATGAGTCGCAGGCGCGGGAGCTGAGTTCTAGAATTGCCCGATAGACAGAAAGCATTACCCGAGCGACATCAGCACCAAAGAGTGGAGATTCTGGGAGGCCCGGCGCATCTTCGATGCGCTGAGCCAGTAGTTGCATCGGCACGAGTGCTGTCAACTTGTTGCGGCGAGGTCGAGATACGGCCACCGGCGCCGTGTCGGCCAAAATTAAATGGCGGCGACGCCGAACAACAAGGGGGAGAATTTGCACCAGCCGACCCGGGTCAGAGAAAAGGTCATGCGCCGGTTCAAATCGGCGCGGCATCTGCAGCGCTTTGCGTCGACCCATGACCAAATGGCCAGCCTGTTCATCCACAGTCGTTACAACCGAGGTGCGGCCGCCAAACGGGCCGCTCGTACCAATGCCTTTGCAGCCTGGGCTTGGGCCAGTGGTGCCCGGTCGTTCGGCGTCACGGCCATTTGATGCTGACTGACGCAGCGGCGACGGCCTAGGCTCAACAAGGTGACAGTACCAGGGCCGTGGCCTCAACGCTCTGCTGGAGGATGTCCAAGGCTGCCTCCAGATGCTCGTCCGCGATGGTCAAGGGGGGCAGGCACTTGACAACATGGTCACGCGCACCACTGGTCTCGATGACCAGCCCCCGCTCGAAGGCGGCGCGGCAGACAGCCTGTGCACGCTCGCCACTGCCGCAGTCCATCGCCTGAACCATTCCCCGGCCGCGTACCTGCGCCGGGGCGTCCTCCCATAGCGCTGCGATCTCCTGCAGGCGGCTGCGCAGGCGCTGCCCCTTGCGCTGGGTCTCCTGGGCAAACTGACCGTCACGCCAGTAGTGGTGGAGGGCGCTGGTCCCCGTGACAAAGGCCAGGTTGTTGCCGCGAAAAGTGCCGGAATGCTCCCCGGGCCGCCACTGGTCCAGCTCGGGGCGGATCAGGACCACCGACAGCGGCAGACCGTAACCGCTGAGCGACTTCGACAGCGTGACCAGGTCTGGCGTGATGCCGGCCTCCTCGAAGCTGAAGAAGGCGCCCGTGCGCCCGCAGCCCATCTGGATGTCATCGACGATCAGCAGGATGTCGTGGCGCCGGCACAGCGCCGCCAGGCGACGCAGCCAGGCCACATTGGCCACGTTGATGCCCCCTTCTCCCTGGATGGTTTCCACCAGCACGGCCGCTGGGTGGTCGAGCCCGCTGCCGGTGTCATCCAGCAGCTGCTCGAACAGGGTGATCGTGTCGGTCTCCGGGCCGTGGTAGCCGTCGTAGGGCATGAACGACACATTCGACAAGGCCACGCCCGAAGCCTTGCGGTAGTAGCGGTTGCCGGTGGCGGCCACCGAGCCCAGGCTCATGCCATGGAATGCGTTCGTGAACGCGACGACGTTCTGCCGCCCGGTCACCCGGCGCGCCAGCTTCAGGGCCGCCTCCACCGCGTTGGTCCCGGTCGGGCCGGTGAACTGCACCTTGTAACTCAGCCCGCGTGGCCGCAGGACCACCTGCTCCAGCGTCTCCAGGAAGCGCTGCTTCGCGGCGGTGGCCATGTCCAGGCCATGCACGATGCCGTCCTGGGCGAGGTAGTCCAGCAGGTCGGTTTTCAGCAGGGGGTTGTTGTGTCCGTAGTTCAGGGTGCCGGCACCGGCCAGGAAGTCGATGTAGCGCCGACCCTGTTTGTCTTCCAGATGGGCGTTGCGCGCCGAGGTGAAGACAGTAGGCAGGTTGCGGCAGTAGCTGCGCACGTTGGATTCCAGCCGCTCGAAGGTGTTCATGGTGTGCTCCGTGGGATGCGGGAAGGGTTCATTCGGTGGCGGCATGGGTCGCCCGTTCTTCCAGGCGCCGCAGGCAGTCGCGCAGGTGCCGGGCCAGGGTGCCAAGGTGGGGCTGGCCCATCATCGTCAGGTGGGTGCCGGGGACCGAGATTCGCTCGATGGGGTCGCGGCTCCAGCGACGCCAGCCGAGGAAGGGATCGTGCTGCTGCGCTGGCGCCGGGGCCTGATCAGGGGTTGAGACCAGCGCTTCCTCGGCCCTGAGCAGCACCAGCGGGAAATCTGCCAGTCCGGCCGGCTGGTAGCGGGTGCGCAGGTTGCTCTTGAACACCTCGACCCAGCCCCGTGCCTGACGCACATCGGCGCCCGCCGGCAGCAGTTCCAGGCACTCCAGTTCCTCCTTGAAGCGCAGCAGTTGTGCTGCCGGCTCCAGCGCGCGCAGTGGCTCCACCGCCAGCGTGCTGCGCCGTCCCGCCATCGTGCCGAACGCGTCGGCTAGCGCGACCAGCCAGCGCGCCTCGTCCCACGGCGGAAGCGGCGTGTCGTCGTGCTCGCCCGGTGCGGTGACGTCCAGCAGGACCACGCCGGCCACCGTCTGGCCGGCCCGCTGCAGTTGCAGCGCCATCTCGAACGCCACCTTGCCGCCGAAGGAGTGGCCCCCCAGCAGGTAGGGGCCGTGTGGCTGAACGCGCCGGATGGCGTCGAGGTGGTTAGCGGCGATGGCCTCGACCGTGGTGTGCGGCGGGGTCTCGCCATCCAGCCCTGTCGCCTGCAGGCTGTAGACCGGCCGGTCCCCGTCCATCAGGCGGGCCAGCGCGTGCAGGTAGAGCGGATTGCCACCCGCGCCAGGGACGCAGTGGAACGGCAGGCCGCTGCCACGGGACGGCATTGGCACCAGGGTCTGCCATGCGGCGGCCTGTGCGCTGCCCTCGGGTTCGGCGAGCAGCCGGGCCACGGTCTCGATGGTCGGGTTGTGCAGCAGCGTGGCCAGCGGCAGGTTGCGCTGGAACTGCTGCCGGATGCGCGCCATCAGCCGCAGGGCCGCCAGCGAATGGCCGCCCAGGTCGAAGAAGCTGTCCTGGATGCCGATCGGTCGTGTTCCGAGCAGGTTCTGCCAGAGGTCGACCAACTGCCGCTCGGTCTCGGTGCGCGGCGGCACCGGGGGCGTCTTGTCCGCGGTCGGACTCGCCAGCAGGCCCACATGGCGCTGTGCGGTCTCGGCCGTCTCCGGGGGCCGTATCAGTGCGCTCAGCGGCTGCCCTGGCGACTCGGCGATGCGGACGAGCAGATCGGTCAGCCGCGCCGCGATGTCCACCACCGTCCCTTCGTCCAGGCGGCGCCGGTCGCGGATGAAGCGCAGCCGCATCGCCGCACCGGGAATGACCAGCACCGTCAGCGCGTGGCGGGTGCGCGCGCCGGTCGCGTCGTCGCCCTCGATCACGAAGGGCACGATGCGGGGCGCGTGGTCGCCGTCGTCCGGTGCGCCCGCGTCCACCGGGTAGTTCTCGAACACGAGCAGGCTGTCGTAGAGCGGCTGCCCGGCCAGCACTTCGCTCCACGACTGGATCTGGCCCGCCGCACAGTGGCCGTAGGGTTGGGCCTCCAGAGCCTGTTCCTGCAGCGTGTGCAGCCAGTCGAGCAGCGGGACATCGCCGCTGTCCGGCAGACGCACGCGCACCGGCACGCTGTTGATGAACATACCGACCATCTGTTCGACCCCGGCCAGCTCGGGCGGGCGGCCCGAGACGGTGGTGCCGAACGCCAGGTCGCGTGCGCCGCCCAGGTGGTGCAGCAGCAGCGCCCAGGCCGCCTGCATCAGCGTTCCGGTGGTCAGGCCATGCTGCCGGCCCAGTGCGCCGAGCTGTGTGCCGAGTGCGACCGGGAGCACGGTGTCGTGGCTGGCATGGCCGGCCACCGCCTCGGTCGAGCCGGCACTGTGGCCCAGGCGTGGTGGCTGGCGCAGGCCCGCCAGATAACCGCGCCAGAACGCTTCGCTCGCCGGCGCCTGCGCACGCAGCCAGCCGATGTAGGCGGCATAGGGCCGAGCCGGTGCCAGCGTCGCCGCCTCGCCACGGCAGGCGGCCTGGTACAGCGCCATGAAGTCGCGTGTCATCACCGACACCGACCAGCCGTCGCTGAGCAGGTGGTGGCGTGTCCAGATGAGGTGGCGTGTGTCGTCTCCGGCCCGCAGCAGCACCAGGCGCATCAGCGGCACCTCGGCCGGTGCGAAGCCGCGGCGCCGCTCCGCCTCGGCCAGGCGCATCACCTGCGCACGCTGCGCCTCGGCGTCCAGGCCCCGAAGGTCGTGGTCCGCGATCGGCAGCACGGCCTGGCGCAGCACGTACTGCAGCGGCTCGTCCAGCCCGTCCCAGGCAAAGCCGCTGCGCAAGGCGGCGTGCCGGGCCAGCAGCGCTTGCCAGGCGTGGCCGAAGGCGATGCGGTCGAACGGGCCGTGCCAGCTCAGCACCGACTGCTCGACATGGATGCCTGAGCCGGCGTGGGCCAGCGTCTCCATCAGCATGCCCTGCTGAGACGGCGACAGCGGATGGATGGCCTCTATGCGTCGATGCACTGGCTGCGGATCGGGGTTGGCGCGGGCAATCGCCTGCAGCAGCCGGTCCAGCGCCCCCTGGTCCAGCCCTGCGTCGGGAAAATCGCTTGGCGTGTGGCCGCCGACGCCGGGTGTGCGGCAGTGGGTGATCAGCTCGCGCAGGCTGTCGCGGAACAGCTCGGCGAGCCGCTCGATCGACGCG from Sphaerotilus montanus encodes:
- a CDS encoding pathogenesis-related family 1 protein, translating into MPTDSPENYLDSVNAARSNVGVAPLSWDNDLAAYAQLYAEQRSGDGAFIKSGGPYGECIFRGVGQHYSAADVVASFLSEKEYYDYPTNSCQPDQDCRNYTQLVWRDTTRMGAGKVTCDDGAIFVVLSFDPPGNFDGEWPY
- the ectB gene encoding diaminobutyrate--2-oxoglutarate transaminase, with translation MNTFERLESNVRSYCRNLPTVFTSARNAHLEDKQGRRYIDFLAGAGTLNYGHNNPLLKTDLLDYLAQDGIVHGLDMATAAKQRFLETLEQVVLRPRGLSYKVQFTGPTGTNAVEAALKLARRVTGRQNVVAFTNAFHGMSLGSVAATGNRYYRKASGVALSNVSFMPYDGYHGPETDTITLFEQLLDDTGSGLDHPAAVLVETIQGEGGINVANVAWLRRLAALCRRHDILLIVDDIQMGCGRTGAFFSFEEAGITPDLVTLSKSLSGYGLPLSVVLIRPELDQWRPGEHSGTFRGNNLAFVTGTSALHHYWRDGQFAQETQRKGQRLRSRLQEIAALWEDAPAQVRGRGMVQAMDCGSGERAQAVCRAAFERGLVIETSGARDHVVKCLPPLTIADEHLEAALDILQQSVEATALVLSPC